Proteins encoded together in one Triticum dicoccoides isolate Atlit2015 ecotype Zavitan chromosome 7B, WEW_v2.0, whole genome shotgun sequence window:
- the LOC119340816 gene encoding DIBOA-glucoside dioxygenase BX6-like → MASDRLAALKAFDETKAGVKGLVDAGVKAVPDIFRHPPDPLSPCTKVAAIPVVDLSGPRSEVVGAVREAARTAGFFQLVNHGVPEAAMSGMLAAVRRFNEEPAEAKAPYYTRDAGRRVRYNCNADLFRTLLGKWRDTIYMDDVDQLAPGEEEEVLPPACRGVAPKYTAQMRMLGRALFELLSEALGVRRGYLEEEAGCLETLSVAGHYYPACPEPHLTLGAVRHNDPGFLTVLLQDGVGGLQVLTDVEDDEGNMSAAWADVPAVPGALVVNVGDFLQLVSNDRFRSVAHRVVANSVGPRMSVACFFRAKGATVCAPVVMDGGGLPRYRTVTAEELLRSSGKQNGLRDVRL, encoded by the coding sequence atGGCCTCCGACCGCCTCGCCGCCCTCAAGGCCTTCGACGAGACCAAGGCCGGCGTGAAGGGCCTCGTGGACGCCGGCGTCAAGGCCGTCCCGGACATCTTCCGCCACCCTCCCGACCCGCTCTCCCCGTGCACCAAGGTCGCCGCCATCCCGGTCGTCGACCTCTCGGGTCCCCGCTCGGAGGTGGTCGGCGCGGTGAGGGAGGCGGCGCGGACGGCGGGCTTCTTCCAGCTGGTGAACCACGGCGTGCCGGAGGCGGCCATGTCGGGGATGCTGGCGGCGGTGCGGCGGTTCAACGAGGAGCCCGCGGAGGCCAAGGCGCCCTACTACACGCGGGACGCCGGGCGGCGCGTGCGCTACAACTGCAACGCCGACCTCTTCCGGACGCTGCTGGGCAAGTGGCGCGACACCATCTACATGGACGACGTGGACCAGCTGGcgccgggcgaggaggaggaggtcctCCCGCCGGCGTGCAGGGGCGTCGCACCGAAGTACACGGCGCAGATGCGGATGCTGGGGCGCGCGCTCTTCGAGCTGCTGTCGGAGGCCCTGGGCGTGCGGCGCGGGTAcctggaggaggaggccggctgcCTGGAGACGCTCAGCGTCGCCGGCCACTACTACCCGGCATGCCCGGAGCCGCACCTGACGCTGGGCGCCGTCAGGCACAACGACCCCGGCTTCCTCACCGTGCTGCTCCAGGACGGCGTCGGCGGACTCCAGGTGCTCACGGACGTCGAGGACGACGAAGGGAACATGTCCGCCGCGTGGGCCGACGTGCCGGCGGTGCCGGGGGCGCTGGTGGTGAACGTCGGCGACTTCCTGCAGCTGGTGTCCAACGACAGGTTCCGGAGCGTCGCGCACCGCGTGGTGGCCAACAGCGTGGGGCCCCGGATGTCGGTGGCGTGCTTCTTCAGGGCCAAGGGAGCTACGGTGTGCGCCCCGGTGGTCATGGACGGGGGTGGCCTGCCGCGCTACCGGACCGTCACGGCGGAGGAGCTGCTCCGCTCGTCCGGGAAGCAGAACGGGCTCCGTGACGTGAGGCTCTAG
- the LOC119338134 gene encoding U2 small nuclear ribonucleoprotein B''-like: MAASYYNPPPARTSYATLPPPPPGTSSYGTYRQHEHAYLAAHPPPAYGGYFDRAEPLAPPRDELRTLFIAGLPADVKPREVYNLFRDFPGYVSSHVRSGKSTQSYAFAVFADQPSALAAMSVTNGLTFDLEKNCSIHVDLAKSNSRSNSSKRPRSDYEDFPKSTGKKARSPRGRPDSGAGSNIHMSGMGYSSHSLNGYPAQSYTDFGSSAAFSKDPAIFAPQNNPPCPTLFVANLGQTVSDRELNDVFSSCEGFIKLKMQNKFGSPVAFVDFKDDHSSTEALKRLQGAILHSSSGEGMRLEYAKSRMGLRKQRDSRS; this comes from the exons ATGGCCGCCTCCTACTACAACCCGCCGCCTGCCAGGACCTCCTACGCTACCCTGCCCCCTCCCCCGCCGGGCACCTCTTCGTACGGCACGTATCGCCAACACGAGCACGCCTACCTCGCGGCGCACCCGCCGCCCGCGTATGGCGGCTACTTCGACCGCGCGGAGCCCCTGGCGCCGCCGCGCGACGAGCTGCGCACCCTCTTCATCGCCGGCCTCCCCGCCGACGTCAAGCCCCGCGAGGTCTACAACCTTTTCCGCGACTTCCCCGGCTACGTCTCCTCCCACGTACGCTCCGGCAAATCCACCCAG TCGTATGCGTTTGCTGTGTTTGCAGATCAGCCGTCTGCGCTAGCTGCAATGAGTGTCACAAAT GGATTGACATTTGACCTTGAGAAGAACTGTTCTATCCATGTAGATCTTGCAAAATCTAATTCAAGATCAAACTCATCAAAGCGCCCCAGATCAG ATTATGAGGATTTCCCTAAATCTACTGGGAAAAAAGCTAGAAGTCCAAGGGGACGTCCTGATTCAG GTGCTGGAAGCAATATTCACATGTCCGGAATGGGTTATTCTTCACACAGCTTGAATGGCTATCCTGCACAAAG TTATACAGATTTTGGTTCTAGTGCTGCTTTCAGCAAG GATCCAGCAATATTTGCTCCTCAAAATAATCCGCCATGTCCTACCCTTTTTGTTGCAAATCTCGGTCAGACTGTTTCTGATCGTGAGCTGAATGATGTTTTCTCAAG TTGTGAGGGATTCATAAAGCTGAAGATGCAAAACAAGTTCGGATCACCAGTTGCATTTGTTGATTTCAAG GATGATCACAGTTCAACTGAAGCCCTGAAACGTCTTCAAGGAGCTATTCTACATTCATCATCTGGCGAGGGCATGCGTTTAGA ATATGCTAAATCCCGGATGGGCCTTCGCAAGCAGCGTGACAGCCGGTCCTAA